Proteins from a single region of Bacteroidales bacterium:
- a CDS encoding heme-binding domain-containing protein: MKKQIVLIFAIGILFLAFQSFSPEGLSENAFPDEITTILKTSCYDCHYTGANAEKALKAVNFEEWEGFRVTRKIALLGEICKVVEEGKMPPQKYLEQKPDNKLTEEQKKLLCEWTGQELEKLIQGN; the protein is encoded by the coding sequence ATGAAGAAGCAGATCGTTCTTATTTTTGCCATCGGAATTCTATTCCTGGCTTTCCAGTCATTCAGTCCGGAAGGTCTATCAGAAAATGCTTTCCCGGATGAAATCACAACCATCCTGAAAACGTCCTGTTATGATTGCCACTACACTGGTGCTAATGCAGAAAAGGCTCTGAAGGCTGTTAATTTTGAAGAGTGGGAAGGCTTCAGGGTGACCAGGAAGATTGCTTTGCTTGGAGAAATATGCAAGGTAGTGGAAGAGGGGAAGATGCCACCTCAAAAATACCTGGAGCAAAAACCGGACAACAAGCTTACAGAGGAACAGAAAAAGTTGCTGTGTGAATGGACCGGGCAGGAGTTGGAGAAACTGATTCAGGGTAACTAA